A stretch of the Zingiber officinale cultivar Zhangliang unplaced genomic scaffold, Zo_v1.1 ctg70, whole genome shotgun sequence genome encodes the following:
- the LOC122037641 gene encoding DNA polymerase-like: MRQDVLLLGGIMLKAQSLCWERYGVDIENVLSSLALTIFRKNYYNEEENPIYVLNQNQDTFIWRGDFGGHSDLYLPEGENLWYYDQNSLFPSVMASEPMPAGARRTSLEDQPLESLFGFFEALRGYVFERKRSPFEHFVNDLYASRIEAKSTGNEPLSYLYKLILNSIYGRFGIHPESEVSEICSQARYYEILKKDPGFKDAHLLSPECYLVIYAKNRATDEIWEPPKYSALHLSAARTSYARIKMQPFISTRRDCFYSDTDSLVISEPLPNELVSSTKLGYFKLEHRIKRGIFLASYALQLEDNNYIIKHKGMAKAHVTFDWFERQLLDPKDITIQNPFRIMWSNLTMRQVETRIRLRILSGTKRDLVYDDNGKWIGTKPIKIIDLGNPEQTALMKSTEERMTELREENLRLRNLLLQGDKDKDEDPILRKKHFFLEASYEAVSDPLRVVLLRSLLVARICLLAAARYHES, from the exons ATGAGGCAGGACGTGTTGCTCCTGGGAGGCATTATGCTCAAAGCGCAGTCACTGTGTTGGGAACGATATGGCGTCGACATAGAAAATGTGCTGTCCTCACTTGCACTAACGATCTTTCGCAAAAACTACTATAACGAAGAAGAGAACCCTATTTATGTGTTGAACCAGAACCAGGATACCTTTATATGGCGTGGTGACTTTGGAGGGCACAGTGATCTTTATTTGCCTGAGGGTGAGAACCTCTGGTACTACGACCAAAATTCACTCTTTCCGTCAGTTATGGCGTCAGAGCCAATGCCCGCAGGTGCCCGGAGAACTTCCTTGGAAGACCAGCCCTTAGAAAGCCTCTTTGGTTTCTTCGAGGCCTTA CGCGGGTATGTCTTTGAAAGGAAGCGAAGCCCATTCGAGCACTTCGTCAATGATCTTTACGCTTCCCGCATAGAGGCAAAAAGCACGGGGAATGAGCCCTTATCGTATCTCTACAAACTGATCCTTAATAGCATCTACGGGCGTTTCGGTATTCATCCAGAATCAGAGGTCAGTGAGATTTGTTCTCAGGCACGTTATTACGAAATACTAAAGAAAGACCCCGGCTTCAAGGACGCCCACTTATTATCACCTGAGTGCTACCTGGTTATTTATGCAAAAAATCGAGCGACAGATGAGATCTGGGAACCGCCCAAGTATTCTGCCCTTCACCTTTCTGCAGCAAGAACTTCCTATGCACGCATTAAAATGCAACCGTTTATTTCGACGAGGAGGGATTGTTTTTACAGTGACACGGACAGCCTAGTCATTAGTGAACCTCTGCCGAACGAACTCGTTTCATCAACGAAGCTGGGCTATTTCAAACTTGAGCATAGGATCAAAAGGGGGATTTTTCTCGCGTCTTACGCGCTTCAGCTCGAGGATAACAATTATATAATCAAACATAAAGGAATGGCAAAAGCACATGTCACCTTCGACTGGTTTGAAAGGCAGCTGCTGGACCCAAAGGATATCACGATTCAAAATCCCTTTCGCATCATGTGGTCCAACTTAACAATGAGGCAAGTAGAAACACGAATTCGTTTACGCATTCTTTCCGGCACCAAACGGGATTTAGTTTATGATGATAATGGCAAGTGGATAGGCACCAAGCCCATCAAGATCATTGACCTCGGAAACCCGGAGCAAACGGCCCTAATGAAAAGCACAGAAGAACGCATGACGGAATTACGAGAGGAGAATCTGCGACTACGTAACCTCCTCCTCCAAGGGGATAAGGATAAGG ATGAAGATCCCATCCTTCGGAAAAAGCACTTCTTCCTTGAAGCCTCATATGAAGCGGTCTCAGATCCTCTTCGAGTAGTCCTTCTTCGGAGCCTGCTCGTTGCTCGCATCTGCTTGCTAGCAGCTGCTCGCTATCATGAATCTTGA